In the Styela clava chromosome 8, kaStyClav1.hap1.2, whole genome shotgun sequence genome, one interval contains:
- the LOC120346677 gene encoding beta-1,3-galactosyl-O-glycosyl-glycoprotein beta-1,6-N-acetylglucosaminyltransferase-like isoform X2, with translation MIYRSSLGNGGFCQCQLFQSLKWRFDYNKASKLMKWDLLRLGGVALLLTCSFGIIVLWVYTDLVKYGREWIRFRPGRLLLRNTLVSEDKTISDPINTSLPSLPASALPILQNEVQAKYMMPTKDYLTSLRFIKSRAMTHVDCDAIMTGDETAIKFAETEREILYSEKNGTRKNMLLNSDQTVASWADNCTLYVKSRKYITSSLTLEEAEYPIAYIISIYKKNDYRWHYVINTCGQDYPTKTNLEIIRALKNLHGLNSVPSRTIKITEEKYRRFQFVYNHSMNIDIDHGGLYKTDVKKKPPPHNIQPFTGKDYFVFKREAVEYLLTDQRVLDFLEWAKDTKIPDETVWATLQRMHPRLPGSTPPDKKYDTYSGNTLSRTIQWQGPSTTCGGKFLRRVCVYGCADLNWIIEKKPLFANKFAPDVDIFAMNCLAEWLRNKTIDLTSNIYNN, from the exons AGTAAACTAATGAAGTGGGACTTATTACGGCTCGGAGGCGTGGCATTGTTATTGACATGCAGTTTTGGAATTATAGTTTTATGG GTATATACAGATTTAGTGAAGTATGGACGGGAATGGATCAGGTTCAGGCCCGGTCGGCTGCTATTGAGAAATACGCTAGTCTCTGAAGATAAGACTATTTCAGATCCAATCAATACTTCCCTTCCAAGTTTACCTGCTTCCGCATTGccaattttacaaaatgaaGTTCAAGCAAAATACATGATGCCTACGAAAGACTACTTGACGAGTCTGAGATTTATTAAAAGTCGAGCCATGACACATGTTGACTGTGACGCTATAATGACAGGCGATGAGACAGCAATAAAATTTGCTGAAACCGAAAGAGAAATACTATATTCTGAG aaaaatGGCACACGGAAAAATATGCTGTTGAATTCAGATCAAACGGTTGCTAGTTGGGCGGACAATTGTACTTTATATGTGAAATCACGAAAGTATATTACATCTTCACTGACGTTAGAAGAAGCGGAATATCCAATTGCATACATCATCAGCATTTATAA GAAAAACGATTATCGATGGCATTACGTAATCAATACATGCGGACAAGATTACCCAACAAAAACTAATCTTGAAATTATCCGAGCGTTGAAAAATTTGCATGGACTAAATAGTGTACCATCGCGTACCATTAAGATCACAGAGGAAAAATACAGAAG ATTTCAGTTTGTGTACAATCATTCAATGAATATTGATATCGACCATGGAGGATTATATAAAACAGATGTTAAAAAGAAACCTCCGCCTCACAACATTCAACCGTTTACTGGAAAAGattattttgtattcaaaaGAGAAGctgttgaatatttattaacag ATCAAAGAGTTTTGGATTTCCTTGAATGGGCAAAAGATACAAAAATACCGGACGAAACAGTTTGGGCAACATTGCAACGAATGCATCCACGATTACCCGGCAGTACACCACCTGATAAAAAATACGACACTTACAGTGGAAATACTCTCTCTAGAACAATACAATGGCAAGGTCCCTCAACGACATGCGGCGGAAAATTTCTACGTAGAGTATGTGTTTATGGATGTGCTGATTTGAACTGGATTATTGAGAAGAAACCACTGTTTGCTAATAAATTTGCTCCAGATGTCGATATATTTGCAATGAATTGTTTGGCTGAATGGCTTCGTAATAAGACAATTGATTTAACATCGAATATTTATAACAACTAA
- the LOC120346677 gene encoding beta-1,3-galactosyl-O-glycosyl-glycoprotein beta-1,6-N-acetylglucosaminyltransferase-like isoform X1 → MIYRSSLGNGGFCQCQLFQSLKWRFDYNKASKLMKWDLLRLGGVALLLTCSFGIIVLWVYTDLVKYGREWIRFRPGRLLLRNTLVSEDKTISDPINTSLPSLPASALPILQNEVQAKYMMPTKDYLTSLRFIKSRAMTHVDCDAIMTGDETAIKFAETEREILYSEKNGTRKNMLLNSDQTVASWADNCTLYVKSRKYITSSLTLEEAEYPIAYIISIYKNIQSFEHLLRTIYQPQNIYCIHIDQKSLAEFQTRVMKIIKCFNNVFLAQHMTRVWYGHWTIVQASLYCMEDLIKRKNDYRWHYVINTCGQDYPTKTNLEIIRALKNLHGLNSVPSRTIKITEEKYRRFQFVYNHSMNIDIDHGGLYKTDVKKKPPPHNIQPFTGKDYFVFKREAVEYLLTDQRVLDFLEWAKDTKIPDETVWATLQRMHPRLPGSTPPDKKYDTYSGNTLSRTIQWQGPSTTCGGKFLRRVCVYGCADLNWIIEKKPLFANKFAPDVDIFAMNCLAEWLRNKTIDLTSNIYNN, encoded by the exons AGTAAACTAATGAAGTGGGACTTATTACGGCTCGGAGGCGTGGCATTGTTATTGACATGCAGTTTTGGAATTATAGTTTTATGG GTATATACAGATTTAGTGAAGTATGGACGGGAATGGATCAGGTTCAGGCCCGGTCGGCTGCTATTGAGAAATACGCTAGTCTCTGAAGATAAGACTATTTCAGATCCAATCAATACTTCCCTTCCAAGTTTACCTGCTTCCGCATTGccaattttacaaaatgaaGTTCAAGCAAAATACATGATGCCTACGAAAGACTACTTGACGAGTCTGAGATTTATTAAAAGTCGAGCCATGACACATGTTGACTGTGACGCTATAATGACAGGCGATGAGACAGCAATAAAATTTGCTGAAACCGAAAGAGAAATACTATATTCTGAG aaaaatGGCACACGGAAAAATATGCTGTTGAATTCAGATCAAACGGTTGCTAGTTGGGCGGACAATTGTACTTTATATGTGAAATCACGAAAGTATATTACATCTTCACTGACGTTAGAAGAAGCGGAATATCCAATTGCATACATCATCAGCATTTATAA aaatattcaatcatttgaACATTTGTTGCGGACAATTTACCAGcctcaaaatatttattgtattcataTTGATCAAAAATCATTGGCTGAATTTCAAACTCGAGtcatgaaaattataaaatgttttaacaaCGTGTTCTTGGCGCAACACATGACGAGAGTTTGGTACGGTCACTGGACAATTGTACAAGCTAGTCTCTACTGCATGGAAGATCTTATCAAACG GAAAAACGATTATCGATGGCATTACGTAATCAATACATGCGGACAAGATTACCCAACAAAAACTAATCTTGAAATTATCCGAGCGTTGAAAAATTTGCATGGACTAAATAGTGTACCATCGCGTACCATTAAGATCACAGAGGAAAAATACAGAAG ATTTCAGTTTGTGTACAATCATTCAATGAATATTGATATCGACCATGGAGGATTATATAAAACAGATGTTAAAAAGAAACCTCCGCCTCACAACATTCAACCGTTTACTGGAAAAGattattttgtattcaaaaGAGAAGctgttgaatatttattaacag ATCAAAGAGTTTTGGATTTCCTTGAATGGGCAAAAGATACAAAAATACCGGACGAAACAGTTTGGGCAACATTGCAACGAATGCATCCACGATTACCCGGCAGTACACCACCTGATAAAAAATACGACACTTACAGTGGAAATACTCTCTCTAGAACAATACAATGGCAAGGTCCCTCAACGACATGCGGCGGAAAATTTCTACGTAGAGTATGTGTTTATGGATGTGCTGATTTGAACTGGATTATTGAGAAGAAACCACTGTTTGCTAATAAATTTGCTCCAGATGTCGATATATTTGCAATGAATTGTTTGGCTGAATGGCTTCGTAATAAGACAATTGATTTAACATCGAATATTTATAACAACTAA